The DNA segment GACGCGATGTGCGGCATCCGGCCAGCTTACGCGTCCGGACCTGCCGCGCGGCGCGTGCTCAGCGCAGCGCGGGCTCGGCCAGCATCAGCGTCCCCGCGTCCGCGTCCAGCTCCGCCTCGGCCCCGAACGGGATCGTCAGCGCGTCCGCGCAGTGCCCGAACCCCATCTCCTCGCAGACCGGCACCCCGAGTCCGCCGAGCCGGTCCGCGAGGACGGCACGCACCTCCTCGTACGGTCCGCACCGCTCCCAGGACCCGAGCCCGATCCCGGCGACCCCGTCCAGCCAGCCGGAGCGCAGCAGCTGGGTGAGCAACCGGTCGATGCGGTACGGCTGTTCGGTCACGTCCTCGATCATCAGCAGCCCGCCGCGCGCACCGGTCCGGGCGAGCGGGGTGCCGAGGTCGGCGGCGAGCCCGCCGAGGTAGCCGCCGAGGGTCACCCCGCGGGCCCGGCCGGGCACCAGCGCCGTACCGGTCGTGGCGACGGCCTGGACCGTCTCGGGCGCGAACAGGGTGGCCTTCAGGTGCTCCTGCGCCCGGGCGCTCTTGATGAAGTCGATCCCGGCGGCCACCGGCCCGTACAGCGTGACCAGGCCGAGGCGGGTGGCGAACGCCTGGTGCAGATGGGTGACATCGCTGAAGCCGAGGAAGACCTTCGGTCCGGCGGCGCGCAGCGCGTCCCAGTCGACCAGGTCGGCCATGCGCTGGGCGCCGTAGCCGCCGCGGGCGCACAGCACCGCGGCCACCGACGGATCGCACCAGGCGCTCTGGAGATCCGCGGCCCGGTCGGCGTCGCTGCCCGCCAGGTAGCCCAACTCGCCGTGCCGGTCGAGGACATGAGGCATGACGACGGGGTCGAGTTCCCAGCCGCGCAGCACGTCGAGGCCCGCCTGGACGCGCTCCTCGGGCACCGGCCCGCTGGGGGCGACGACGGCCACCCGGGCGCCCGGGGCCAGTCTCGGCGGGCGGGCGAGGGGCTTCACCGGCGCAGCTCCAGTCGGGGCACTCCAGGCGTGTCCAGCTTGAACACCTGTGCGTACAGCGAGAGTTCGGCCTCCAGGGCGCGGATCACGGTGTCCGCCCTGCGGAACCCGTGCCCCTCCCCCTCGAAGGTGAGGTAGGCGTGCGGGACGTCCTTGCCCTGGACGCGGGCGAGGAACTCCTCGCACTGCACGGGCGGGCAGATGACGTCGTCCAGGCCCTGGAGCATCAGGAACGGCACGGCGAGCCGGTCGGCGTGGCTCGCGGGCGAACGCTCGGTGTAGCGGGTCGGCACCTCGGTGAACGGGCCGATCAGGGACTCCATGTAGCGCGACTCGAAGTCGTGGGTGCCGTCGGAGGCCCAGCTGGTCAGGTCGAGGACCGGGTAGAGGATGGTGCCACACGCGTAGACGTTCGTGGTGGTGAGGGAGGCGGCGGTGGTCCAGCCGCCCGCGCTGCCGCCCCGGATCGCGAGCCGCCCGGGGTCCGCGGTGCCCTCCTCGGCGAGCGCGCGGGCGACGGCCGCGCAGTCCTCGACGTCGACCACGCCCCACTGCTCGCGCAGCCGCTCGCGGTAGGCGCGGCCGTAGCCGGTGGAGCCGCCGTAGTTGACCTCGGCGACACCGATGCCCCGGGAGGTGAAATAGGCGATCTCCAGGTCGAGGACGAGCGGCACCCGGCTGGTGGGGCCGCCGTGCGCCCAGATGACATAGGGCGGCAACTCGCCGTCGGGCGCGGCGTGTTCGGGGTGGTGCGGCGGGAAGACCTGGGCGTGCACCTCGCGGCCGTCGGGTCCGGTGAAGACGCGGATCTGCGGCTCGGGGTAATAGGCGGGGTCCACCGGGTCCTGGTGGCGGGCGCCGACGGCGCGGGCGCGGCCCGTGGTGGTGTCCAGCTCGACCACCTCGTACGCGGTGCGCGGGCTGGCGCCGACGGCGGCGACCCGGCTGCCGTGCACGGCGAGGTTCGCGGCGAACTCGGTCCAGGGGCCGGCCGCGTCGACGATCTCCCCGGACTCCGGGTCCAGGATGCCGAGCACGGTCGAGCCCTTGCCGTGCACGACCGCGATCAGCCCGCTGTCCAGCGGCGCGAACCAGCGCAGGCCCAGCTGCCACAGCGGGCCGCCGAACTCCTCCTCGCGGGTGCACAGCGGGACGTCGTCGCGGTAGAGGTTCCACCAGCCGCCGCGGTCGCTGGAGTACAGCAGCCTGCCGTCCGGGGCCCATTCCACCTGGGCGACGGCCTCGCCCGCTCCCCCGGCGACGGTGTGCGCGCCGCACAGGGTGCCGTCCGGGCCGACCTCGGCGACCCGCAGTTCGGTGCCCTCCCAGGGCATCCGCGGATGGTCCCAGGCGAGCCAGGCGGCGCGCCGGCCGTCCGGGGAGAGCCGGGGTCCGGTGACGAACTGGTGCCGTTCTTCGGTGAGTTCGCGCACCGCGCCCCGGTCCTCGGCGGCCGAGCCGTCGAGGGGGACGGCGGCGAGGACGCGCCGGACGTCGCCGGGGTCGTCGCCGGTGTACTCCTCCAGCACGCACCACACCTCGCCCCGTTCGAGGTCGAGCCGCGGTTCGGCCCAGCGCAGTCCGCCGCCGACCGGGGAGAGCGGGGTGAGCGGGCGGGGTTCGCCGCCCGGCTCGTACCGGTAGAGCCGCTGGTCGGCGAAGTGGGCGAAGACCACGAGGGGTTCGCCGCCCCGGCTCTCGGCGGTCCAGGGCCGGCCGCCGTACTCGATGACGCGGGTGCGCACGTTCCACGGCGGGGGCAGCAGCGATTCCTCGGTGCCGTCGGCGCGGCGCCGTATCAGCGCGCGGCGGCCGCCCTCGCCGGGGCGGGGTGCGGTCCACCAGATCTCGTCCCCGACGTGGTCCACCCAGTCCGGGCGGCCGTCGTGGGCGGCGGCGAGCGCCGCGTCGATGGGTGACGGCCAGGTGCCGTACGGCGTCCGGTGCATGTTGTCCTCCCCCATGTCGTCTAGGCCGTGCGCAGGAAGCGGTCGAGGACCCGGACGCCGAAGCGCAGCGCCTCGACGGGCACGCGTTCGTCCACTCCGTGGAACAGCGCCTGGTAGTCGAGCCCTTCGGGCAGTTTCAGCGGTGCGAAGCCGTAGCCGGTGATGCCGAGCCGGGAGAACTGCTTGGCGTCGGTGCCGCCGGACATGCAGTACGGCACGACATGCCCCTCGGGCGCGAACTCCTGTACGGCCGCCCGCATCCGGCCGAAGAGCGTCGAGTCCACCGGTGCTTCGAGGGCGGCCTCGCGGTGCGCGAACTCCCAGTCGACGTCCGGTCCGGTGAGCCGGTCGAGGGTGGCGGTGAACTCCTCCTCGCCGCCCGGCAGATAGCGTCCGTCGACATGGGCGACGGCCTCGCCCGGGATCACGTTCACTTTGTAACCGGCTTCCAGCATGGTCGGGTTGGCGCTGTTGCGGACGGTCGCCTCCACCAGTCGGGCGGCCGGGCCCAGCTTCTCCAGCAGCCGGTCGACATCGCCGTAGTCGGCGTCGATGCCGTACAGCGCGGCGAGTTCGGCGAGTGCGGCGTGCACGGTCGGGGTGAGCCGCGCCGGCCACCGGTGCTCGCCGATGCGGGTGACGGCGGCGGCGAGCCGGGTCACCGCGTTCTCCTGGTTGACCTTGGAGCCGTGCCCGGCGCGGCCGCGCGCGGTCAACGTGAGCCACCCGGTGCCGCGTTCCCCGGCGGCGATCGGGTAGATCTGCCGCCCGGCGCCGTCGTGGAAGGTGAAGGCGCCGGACTCGCTGATGCCCTCGGTGCAGCCCTCGAACAGATCGGCGTGCGCGTCGGCGAGGAAGCCGGAGCCGTCCTCGGCGCTGGCCTCCTCGTCGGCGGTGAACGCGACGACCAGATCCCGGCGGGGCCGCGCCCCCGTACGGGCCCAGGAGCGGACGACCGCGAGGATCATCGCGTCCATGTTCTTCATGTCGACGGCGCCCCGCCCCCACACCACCCCGTCCCGGACCTCCCCGGAGAACGGGGGCACGCTCCACTCGGCTGCCTCGGCGGGCACCACGTCGAGATGACCGTGGACCAGCAGGGCGTCCGCCTCCGGGTCGGTGCCCTCGATCCGGGCGACCACATTGGTACGGCCCGGGGTGCGCTCCAGCATCAGCGGTTCGAGGCCGGCGCCGGCCAGCCGCTCGGCCGCGTACTCGGCGGCGGGCCGTTCCCGGCAGTCGCCGCCGCCCCGGTTCGTGGTGTCGATCCGGATCAGCCCCGAGGTGAACTCCACGACCTCGTCGAGGGCCCGCGGGTCAGCCATACTGCTCCTCCACGGCGCTGGAGGCGATCGTGGTGACCGCCTTGAACGTCCGGATGCCCTCGTACATCGTGGCGCTGGTGTACGCCACCTTCCGCTCGCCGACGCGCGCGACGCCCGGGACCACGGTCGCGGCCAGCGCCAGATGCTCGGCGTCGAACTCCACGGCGACGGTGAACGGCCCCGCCTCCACGGGCGCGTGCCGCACGGCGAGCCGGGCCGCTTCCTTGGCGGCGGCGCGGATGTCGGCGGCGGTGCGGGTGGGGGTGCGGCAGACGGCCGCGTACCGCGACACATGGTCCTTGACGGCGACCTTCAGCGCCTCGGGCGCGTAGCCGAGCGCGTCCTCGCAGGCCACGTCGTCGCCGGTGACGAGGACGACGGGGACGCCGTACTCGGCGACGACCTGCGCGTTGAGCAGGCCCTCGCTGGCGCGTTCGTCGTTCAGCCAGACGCCGGTGATCTGGTTGGCGAGGTAGGTGTGGGCGAGCACGCCCTCCATCCCGGCGCCCGCGTGGTAACCGATGAAGGCGACGCCGTCGACGTCCCCGTGCTGGACGCCCTCCACCATGGACAGCGCCTTGTGCCGCCCGGTGAGCATCTCGACCCGCTCATCAAGCTGTTCGAGCAGCAGGTTGCGCATCGTCCAGTGGGCCTCGTTGACGAGCACCTCGTCGGCGCCGCCGTCGAAGAATCCCTGCGCGGCGGCGTTCACGTCCGAGGTGAACATCCCCCGGCACCGCTCCCACTGCGGCGTCCCCGGCAGCACGTCCGCCGGCCAGGTGACACCGGTGGCCCCCTCCATGTCGGCACTGATGAGGATCTTCATGGACCAGCACGTTACGCGCTGCGGGGTCACCGGACCAGGAAAGCGGCCGGGACGACGTGGCGGCTCCGCCTCATCTTTTGCATAATGCAAAAGTGAGGAAGGAGAATAAATGAGTGCCATATCGGCGGCAGAGGACGAGAAGCGCGGGAGCGGCGTCGGAGCGAGGGACCGGGCGCCCGCACCGGAAGGGTCAGGACCGACGCGACCGGTGGGACCGGTGGGACCGCCCCAGGGAGCCTGGACCGTCCTGGTCCTGGCCGTCGTCGTCGGCGCCGGGGCGGGCGCGGGCTCGATCGTCTTCCGCTGGTGCATCCAGACGTTCACCCGGCTGCTGTCCGGCCACTTCGACTACGCCGCCGCACCCGGCGCCGCCAACCCCCATGTGCCCTGGCTGGGGCCGTACTTCGTACTCCTCGCCCCGGTCGTCGGCGGCCTGCTCTACGGCCCGCTGGTCAACCGGTTCGCCAAGGAGGCACGTGGGCACGGGGTGCCCGAGGTGATGCTCGCCGTCGCCCAGCGGGGCGGCCGGATCAGCCCCAAGGTCGCCGTGGTCAAGACGCTGGCCTCGGCGCTGACCATCGGTTCCGGCGGTTCGGTGGGCCGCGAGGGCCCCATCGTGCAGATCGGCTCGGCGCTCGGTTCCACCCTCGGGCGGCTGACCGGGGCGGCCGAGAGCCGGATGAAGCTCCTGGTCGCCTGCGGCGCGGCGGGCGGCATCGCGGCCACCTTCAACGCGCCCCTGGCCGGTGTCTTCTTCGCCATGGAGCTGATCCTGGGCACCTTCTCCGCCGAGGCGTTCGGCGCGACCGTGCTGGCCAGCGTCACCGCGAGCGTGATCGGCCGCGCCGCGTTCGGCGACAACGCCTTCCTGAACCTGCCCGGCTTCCACGTCGGCCACCTCTCCCAGTACGCCCTGTTCGCCCTGCTCGGGGTCGTCGCGGCCGCCGTCGGCGTGAGCTTCACCCGCTTCCTCTACCTGGTCGAGGACGCCTGCGACCGGCTGTGGCGGGGCCCGGAGTGGCTGCGCCCCGCGGTCGGCGGGCTGGCGCTCGGCCTGGTGCTGCTGGCCCTGCCC comes from the Streptomyces sp. SUK 48 genome and includes:
- a CDS encoding LD-carboxypeptidase; its protein translation is MKPLARPPRLAPGARVAVVAPSGPVPEERVQAGLDVLRGWELDPVVMPHVLDRHGELGYLAGSDADRAADLQSAWCDPSVAAVLCARGGYGAQRMADLVDWDALRAAGPKVFLGFSDVTHLHQAFATRLGLVTLYGPVAAGIDFIKSARAQEHLKATLFAPETVQAVATTGTALVPGRARGVTLGGYLGGLAADLGTPLARTGARGGLLMIEDVTEQPYRIDRLLTQLLRSGWLDGVAGIGLGSWERCGPYEEVRAVLADRLGGLGVPVCEEMGFGHCADALTIPFGAEAELDADAGTLMLAEPALR
- a CDS encoding prolyl oligopeptidase family serine peptidase, whose protein sequence is MHRTPYGTWPSPIDAALAAAHDGRPDWVDHVGDEIWWTAPRPGEGGRRALIRRRADGTEESLLPPPWNVRTRVIEYGGRPWTAESRGGEPLVVFAHFADQRLYRYEPGGEPRPLTPLSPVGGGLRWAEPRLDLERGEVWCVLEEYTGDDPGDVRRVLAAVPLDGSAAEDRGAVRELTEERHQFVTGPRLSPDGRRAAWLAWDHPRMPWEGTELRVAEVGPDGTLCGAHTVAGGAGEAVAQVEWAPDGRLLYSSDRGGWWNLYRDDVPLCTREEEFGGPLWQLGLRWFAPLDSGLIAVVHGKGSTVLGILDPESGEIVDAAGPWTEFAANLAVHGSRVAAVGASPRTAYEVVELDTTTGRARAVGARHQDPVDPAYYPEPQIRVFTGPDGREVHAQVFPPHHPEHAAPDGELPPYVIWAHGGPTSRVPLVLDLEIAYFTSRGIGVAEVNYGGSTGYGRAYRERLREQWGVVDVEDCAAVARALAEEGTADPGRLAIRGGSAGGWTTAASLTTTNVYACGTILYPVLDLTSWASDGTHDFESRYMESLIGPFTEVPTRYTERSPASHADRLAVPFLMLQGLDDVICPPVQCEEFLARVQGKDVPHAYLTFEGEGHGFRRADTVIRALEAELSLYAQVFKLDTPGVPRLELRR
- a CDS encoding M55 family metallopeptidase; this encodes MKILISADMEGATGVTWPADVLPGTPQWERCRGMFTSDVNAAAQGFFDGGADEVLVNEAHWTMRNLLLEQLDERVEMLTGRHKALSMVEGVQHGDVDGVAFIGYHAGAGMEGVLAHTYLANQITGVWLNDERASEGLLNAQVVAEYGVPVVLVTGDDVACEDALGYAPEALKVAVKDHVSRYAAVCRTPTRTAADIRAAAKEAARLAVRHAPVEAGPFTVAVEFDAEHLALAATVVPGVARVGERKVAYTSATMYEGIRTFKAVTTIASSAVEEQYG
- a CDS encoding M20/M25/M40 family metallo-hydrolase; the protein is MADPRALDEVVEFTSGLIRIDTTNRGGGDCRERPAAEYAAERLAGAGLEPLMLERTPGRTNVVARIEGTDPEADALLVHGHLDVVPAEAAEWSVPPFSGEVRDGVVWGRGAVDMKNMDAMILAVVRSWARTGARPRRDLVVAFTADEEASAEDGSGFLADAHADLFEGCTEGISESGAFTFHDGAGRQIYPIAAGERGTGWLTLTARGRAGHGSKVNQENAVTRLAAAVTRIGEHRWPARLTPTVHAALAELAALYGIDADYGDVDRLLEKLGPAARLVEATVRNSANPTMLEAGYKVNVIPGEAVAHVDGRYLPGGEEEFTATLDRLTGPDVDWEFAHREAALEAPVDSTLFGRMRAAVQEFAPEGHVVPYCMSGGTDAKQFSRLGITGYGFAPLKLPEGLDYQALFHGVDERVPVEALRFGVRVLDRFLRTA